A stretch of Candidatus Eisenbacteria bacterium DNA encodes these proteins:
- a CDS encoding efflux RND transporter periplasmic adaptor subunit, producing the protein MKTRAKITPIGVVLLGIPLCMGACGLSSCARKSAESRSAEEQQAVLVSAADLAVAETRRLEAGISFSGELQPTEIVEVVARFDGDLEKVLVKEGQAVRKGESLAVYKPRDIKDAEQAAEAECQAAASGLVAARNAEQRARRLLDAGAASPSDMEAAEAGRAAAEARARAAEAYRNRAQDDAERLAVPSPITGQVSKVMVHSGDRTAIGDRLAQVVDNSVLELSATVASEALGLVRRGAPIRFRIDAFPGESFEGNVDRVNPTTEPGTRQIRVYMRLPNPDGRLVGGLFASGRVIDETREGATAAPLAAIRKEGQEQVVYRLEKGVARRVPVRIGLVDEEAGVGEMIGQLAPGDSLLTGVLPGLRDGVAIRILRRTD; encoded by the coding sequence TTGAAAACTCGAGCGAAGATCACACCGATTGGAGTCGTCCTCCTTGGAATCCCGCTCTGTATGGGGGCGTGCGGCCTATCCAGCTGCGCGCGCAAGTCGGCCGAATCCCGATCAGCGGAGGAGCAGCAGGCTGTCCTTGTCAGCGCGGCCGATCTGGCCGTGGCCGAGACGCGCCGGCTCGAGGCGGGGATCTCCTTCTCGGGCGAGCTGCAGCCGACCGAGATTGTCGAGGTGGTCGCGAGGTTCGACGGGGATCTCGAGAAGGTCCTCGTCAAGGAAGGGCAGGCGGTGCGCAAGGGAGAGTCGCTCGCCGTCTACAAGCCGCGGGACATCAAGGACGCCGAACAGGCCGCGGAGGCCGAGTGCCAGGCGGCGGCATCGGGCCTCGTGGCCGCACGGAACGCCGAGCAGCGGGCGCGCCGGCTGCTGGACGCGGGCGCCGCGTCTCCGAGCGACATGGAGGCGGCCGAGGCCGGGCGGGCGGCGGCCGAGGCGCGCGCGAGGGCCGCGGAGGCCTACCGAAACAGGGCCCAGGACGACGCGGAGAGGCTCGCGGTCCCGAGCCCGATCACCGGGCAGGTCAGCAAGGTGATGGTTCACAGCGGCGATCGCACCGCAATCGGCGACCGCCTCGCCCAGGTCGTCGACAACTCGGTCCTCGAACTCTCCGCCACCGTCGCGTCGGAGGCCCTCGGCCTCGTTCGCCGCGGCGCTCCGATCCGCTTCCGCATCGACGCGTTTCCAGGAGAATCCTTCGAAGGGAATGTCGATCGGGTCAATCCGACGACGGAGCCGGGAACCAGGCAGATACGCGTCTACATGCGGCTTCCCAACCCGGATGGAAGGTTGGTCGGCGGCCTCTTCGCCAGCGGCCGTGTCATCGATGAGACGCGGGAGGGGGCGACCGCGGCCCCGCTGGCGGCCATACGCAAGGAGGGGCAGGAACAGGTGGTCTACCGCCTGGAGAAGGGCGTTGCCCGGCGGGTCCCGGTCCGGATCGGACTCGTCGATGAAGAAGCCGGAGTTGGGGAGATGATCGGTCAGCTCGCGCCCGGAGACTCGTTGCTGACAGGTGTGTTGCCGGGTCTGCGCGACGGAGTCGCGATCAGGATCCTGCGCCGGACCGACTGA